One window from the genome of Bacillus rossius redtenbacheri isolate Brsri chromosome 10, Brsri_v3, whole genome shotgun sequence encodes:
- the LOC134535804 gene encoding mRNA turnover protein 4 homolog yields MPRSKRDKKVSLTKVKKKTGLALKQKFIESINNLVTEFENIFVFEFEKMPNEKLKEMKSEWRPSKFVIGKNRLLLIALGKNKESEASKNLHKLSKRIVGQCGLLFTNEAEGVVMKWFADYSRLDFARPGTEAKETVSLPEGPLEQFPHSIEPYLRQLGMPTSLNNGVVTLTKEYTVCQQGKILKPEQTKILKLLGRKTTEFKMQIKCMWSKSGKFKSYSKSGEPKKSKKSVSVSKAVESADVEMKEDASA; encoded by the coding sequence ATGCCACGCTCTAAACGAGATAAGAAAGTTTCTTTAACGAAAGTGAAAAAGAAGACGGGACTGGCgctaaaacaaaagttcattgaAAGTATAAATAATCTCGTCACAGAGTTTGAgaatatttttgtgtttgaattcGAAAAAATGCCCAATGAAAAACTGAAAGAAATGAAGTCGGAATGGAGACCTAGCAAATTTGTTATTGGGAAAAACAGGCTGCTGCTAATCGCTCTGGGTAAAAACAAAGAGAGCGAAGCTTCCAAGAATTTGCATAAACTGTCAAAGCGGATTGTCGGGCAGTGTGGCTTGCTGTTCACCAACGAGGCGGAAGGAGTGGTAATGAAGTGGTTTGCCGACTACAGCCGGCTGGACTTTGCCCGTCCGGGCACGGAGGCGAAGGAAACCGTGAGTCTACCGGAGGGACCTCTGGAGCAGTTCCCGCACTCCATCGAGCCGTACCTGCGTCAGCTCGGGATGCCGACGAGTCTCAACAACGGAGTCGTGACTCTGACGAAGGAGTACACAGTGTGTCAACAAGGCAAGATCCTCAAACCGGAACAGACGAAAATACTCAAGCTGCTGGGAAGGAAAACTACCGAGTTCAAGATGCAGATCAAGTGCATGTGGTCCAAGAGTGGTAAATTCAAATCGTACTCGAAGAGTGGTGAACCCAAGAAAAGCAAGAAGAGCGTAAGTGTTAGCAAAGCAGTTGAATCTGCTGATGTTGAAATGAAAGAAGACGCAAGTGCATAA